Proteins co-encoded in one Acidimicrobiia bacterium genomic window:
- a CDS encoding hydantoinase B/oxoprolinase family protein, with protein sequence MISISPIALEVARNQFASIADEMGMVLRRTSYSPNIKERADCSAAVFVASGEMLAQAEHIPVHLGSMPASVAAVLDRFGDGVEPDTQYAVNDPFFGGTHLNDLTLVRPVFAGGRMVAWVANRAHHADVGGEAPGSMPAHAVHVDQEGHRVPPTVAVRNGEWAAEFVEPFLRATRTPAERLGDLSAQLGANEVGARRLQALIVNEGIDSYDRLSSALLDYGERRMRAALEALPDGRFEFTDSMEWGSRDLPISVAVRIDGESLEADFSGTHPQIDGNINAVEAVTRSCLYYAVRVATDPTIPANGGCYRPLDLKVEPGSLVSAEYPAAVAAGNVETSQRIADVLLGSLAQAAPDRVPAASQGTMNNVLIGSDEFAYYETLAGGQGGRPGKPGQSGIHTGMTNTKNTPIESLETHYPFRVVRYGLRRGSGGAGAFPGGEGIEREIEFATPATVSLMGERRRNAPWGLAGGGPGATGEDWVIRAGRTPERVPGKSTFEVAAGDRLLVRTPGGGGWGVE encoded by the coding sequence GTGATCTCGATCAGTCCGATCGCCCTGGAAGTTGCGAGAAACCAGTTCGCATCGATTGCCGACGAAATGGGGATGGTGCTGCGCCGGACCTCGTACTCGCCGAATATCAAGGAGCGAGCCGACTGTTCCGCGGCCGTGTTTGTTGCGTCGGGTGAAATGCTCGCCCAGGCCGAGCACATTCCCGTGCATCTCGGCTCGATGCCGGCGTCGGTTGCCGCGGTCCTCGACCGGTTCGGCGACGGAGTGGAGCCGGACACACAGTACGCGGTGAATGACCCCTTCTTCGGAGGTACCCACCTCAACGATCTGACGCTCGTCCGCCCGGTGTTCGCCGGTGGGCGCATGGTCGCCTGGGTCGCCAATAGAGCCCATCACGCTGATGTGGGAGGCGAGGCGCCGGGCTCCATGCCGGCACATGCCGTCCACGTCGATCAAGAAGGCCACCGGGTTCCACCGACGGTGGCGGTTCGCAACGGCGAGTGGGCGGCCGAGTTCGTCGAGCCGTTTCTGCGCGCCACCCGAACGCCGGCGGAGCGGCTTGGCGATCTGTCGGCCCAACTCGGTGCCAATGAAGTGGGGGCACGGCGCCTCCAGGCGCTGATTGTGAACGAAGGAATCGATTCCTACGACCGGCTCAGCTCGGCGCTGCTCGACTACGGCGAGCGGCGAATGAGAGCAGCGCTCGAGGCTCTCCCGGACGGCCGGTTCGAGTTCACCGATTCCATGGAATGGGGCTCTCGCGATCTTCCGATCAGTGTGGCAGTCCGGATCGACGGGGAGAGCCTCGAGGCCGACTTCTCCGGGACCCACCCCCAAATCGACGGCAACATCAACGCGGTAGAAGCAGTCACCCGCAGTTGCCTGTACTACGCGGTGCGAGTGGCCACGGACCCAACGATCCCCGCCAACGGCGGCTGCTACCGGCCCTTGGATCTGAAGGTCGAGCCCGGATCTCTCGTGTCGGCCGAGTACCCCGCTGCCGTCGCAGCCGGGAATGTGGAGACGAGCCAGCGAATCGCCGACGTTCTGCTGGGGTCACTCGCTCAGGCCGCCCCGGATCGAGTGCCGGCCGCCTCCCAAGGGACGATGAACAACGTCTTGATCGGATCAGACGAGTTCGCCTATTACGAGACTCTGGCCGGAGGGCAAGGCGGACGCCCCGGCAAACCAGGCCAGTCGGGAATCCACACCGGTATGACGAACACCAAGAACACCCCGATCGAGTCCCTCGAAACCCACTACCCCTTCCGGGTCGTCCGCTACGGCCTGCGCCGCGGCAGCGGCGGTGCCGGAGCATTCCCGGGCGGCGAGGGAATCGAGCGAGAGATCGAGTTCGCGACCCCGGCGACCGTCTCGCTCATGGGTGAGCGGAGGCGCAACGCCCCGTGGGGACTGGCCGGCGGTGGCCCGGGAGCGACCGGCGAGGACTGGGTGATCCGCGCCGGGCGAACCCCCGAACGCGTGCCCGGGAAATCGACGTTCGAGGTCGCCGCAGGCGACCGGTTGCTGGTGCGGACACCGGGCGGGGGAGGTTGGGGGGTTGAATGA
- a CDS encoding nuclear transport factor 2 family protein, whose protein sequence is MKPRDAARRWAEVWHRSWEALDPEPVVALYREDALLSTAPFREPFKGRSGVRSYVTGVFGEEEEPDVHMGVPVVDGDSAAVPWWAALGEEGHHVTIAGVSVLRFDARGLVAEQWDSWNVTDGLLDPPESWGPFAGGR, encoded by the coding sequence ATGAAACCGCGTGATGCAGCCCGCCGCTGGGCCGAGGTCTGGCACCGCTCGTGGGAGGCTCTCGACCCGGAGCCGGTCGTCGCTCTCTACCGCGAGGATGCTCTTCTTTCCACCGCCCCTTTTCGTGAGCCGTTCAAAGGACGGTCTGGAGTCCGGAGCTATGTGACCGGGGTGTTCGGGGAGGAGGAAGAGCCCGATGTTCACATGGGAGTCCCGGTGGTCGACGGAGACTCTGCCGCCGTCCCGTGGTGGGCGGCCCTGGGCGAAGAAGGACACCACGTGACCATTGCCGGGGTTTCCGTCCTTCGCTTCGATGCCAGGGGACTCGTTGCCGAGCAGTGGGATTCGTGGAACGTCACCGACGGGCTTCTCGATCCACCGGAGAGCTGGGGACCGTTCGCCGGCGGGCGGTAG
- a CDS encoding FAD-linked oxidase C-terminal domain-containing protein, giving the protein MTLTAELRDLLGHDRVLTEPLERWVYGIDSGVVRGDAQLVAFPETTAEVASIVRLARHYRMPIVARGAGTGLAGGAIPTQPGLVVVLTKMNSVEIDVENAAAWVGPGVINLDLSKQTEPLGFHFAPDPSSQSACTIGGNIANNSGGPHCLAEGSTVGHVLAVEMVTADGDIIMLGGPAPDPLGLDLRGVVVGSEGTLGIITKALVRLTPNPPDVRTLLTAFSRVEDAAATVSGVIARGVVPAALEMMDQRMTEAVERFVSAGFPTDAAAVLLAEVVGLTAAVDAEAAIIEEVAGENNATTLRVAADGAERAKLWLGRKSAFGAVAQAAPDYYLHDTVVPRTKLVETMTRVYEIADRHGIMMLNVFHAGDGNLHPLMAFDSAEEGMLDRVKAAARELVEVCVAVGGSLSGEHGIGIEKRELMTLVFSEADLDAQARVRESFDPDAVFNPDKVLPAGSRCFDLGRPPLEGMWV; this is encoded by the coding sequence ATGACGCTCACCGCCGAATTGCGCGATCTTCTCGGCCACGACCGGGTGCTCACAGAGCCGCTCGAACGCTGGGTTTACGGCATCGATTCCGGCGTGGTCCGCGGTGATGCGCAGCTCGTAGCGTTCCCCGAGACCACGGCCGAAGTGGCTTCGATAGTGCGCCTGGCCCGGCATTACAGGATGCCGATCGTGGCGAGAGGCGCAGGCACCGGCCTGGCCGGAGGGGCCATTCCCACCCAACCCGGCCTGGTAGTGGTGCTGACCAAGATGAACTCGGTCGAGATCGACGTCGAGAACGCGGCGGCCTGGGTGGGTCCCGGGGTGATCAACCTGGATCTCTCCAAACAGACGGAACCGCTCGGATTTCACTTCGCCCCCGACCCGTCTTCGCAATCCGCATGCACGATCGGCGGCAACATCGCCAACAACTCGGGCGGACCCCACTGCCTGGCGGAAGGATCGACGGTCGGGCACGTGCTCGCCGTGGAGATGGTCACGGCCGACGGGGACATCATCATGCTGGGCGGCCCGGCTCCCGACCCGCTGGGACTCGATCTGCGCGGTGTGGTAGTCGGATCTGAAGGCACCCTCGGAATCATCACGAAAGCGCTGGTGCGTCTCACGCCGAATCCGCCCGATGTGCGAACCCTGCTCACGGCCTTCTCCCGGGTGGAAGATGCCGCTGCCACCGTGTCGGGCGTCATCGCCCGCGGGGTCGTCCCGGCTGCCCTGGAGATGATGGATCAACGCATGACCGAGGCGGTGGAGCGATTCGTGAGCGCCGGATTCCCGACCGACGCCGCCGCCGTCCTGCTCGCCGAGGTCGTCGGGCTTACGGCTGCCGTCGATGCCGAAGCCGCCATCATCGAAGAGGTCGCCGGAGAGAACAACGCCACGACTCTGCGCGTTGCCGCCGATGGGGCGGAGCGGGCGAAACTGTGGCTGGGCCGCAAGTCCGCTTTCGGCGCCGTCGCTCAAGCTGCACCCGATTACTACCTCCACGACACCGTCGTGCCCCGCACCAAGCTCGTCGAGACAATGACCCGCGTATATGAGATCGCCGACCGGCACGGGATCATGATGCTGAACGTCTTCCACGCCGGTGACGGCAACCTGCATCCCCTGATGGCGTTCGACTCTGCCGAGGAGGGGATGCTCGACCGGGTCAAGGCTGCTGCCCGCGAGCTGGTCGAGGTCTGCGTGGCAGTCGGCGGCTCTCTCTCGGGGGAGCACGGCATAGGCATCGAGAAGCGCGAGTTGATGACCCTCGTCTTCAGCGAAGCCGACCTGGATGCGCAGGCGCGCGTCCGCGAATCGTTCGACCCGGATGCGGTGTTCAATCCCGACAAGGTTCTGCCGGCCGGCTCCCGCTGCTTCGATCTGGGCAGGCCGCCCCTCGAAGGGATGTGGGTGTGA
- a CDS encoding FAD-binding oxidoreductase, translating to MTSVRSALDGLPGQVAPITGAPQADATVAPASIEDVETILDTASEHHLRTLVWGGGTHQGYGGRLDPVVVLSTAGLDRIVDFQPEDLTVTVEAGVRVVDLEAQLAEQGLTAALPERPGEATVGGVVAAGISGWRRARYGPTRERLLEVVLVTGDGRRVRGGGRVVKNVTGFDIPRLVTGSFGSLGVIVQVCLKLWPLPSARGTVTVADGDGALAAAYRPQAVVECDGSTRVFLGGTPEEVEGQAAAIGSPAAEGWDWPGDLDGEVRWSLRVPPSELRTAINDVRADYAYQAALGVGELVIGGPDGEVGPLRKWAESHGGALVLVAGPPELYARIDPWGTPPASLSLQKRIVQRFDPVRILNPGRLPGGI from the coding sequence GTGACCTCCGTCCGTTCCGCTCTCGACGGTTTGCCGGGTCAGGTGGCACCGATCACCGGAGCTCCCCAGGCTGATGCGACGGTTGCCCCGGCGTCCATCGAAGACGTCGAAACGATTCTCGACACCGCCAGCGAACACCATCTGCGGACGCTCGTGTGGGGTGGAGGAACCCACCAGGGCTACGGGGGACGACTCGACCCGGTGGTGGTTCTGTCGACCGCCGGTCTGGATCGGATCGTCGACTTCCAGCCTGAGGACCTCACCGTCACCGTGGAAGCGGGTGTCCGCGTGGTCGATCTGGAGGCGCAGCTGGCGGAGCAGGGATTGACGGCCGCCTTGCCGGAGAGGCCCGGCGAGGCAACGGTCGGAGGGGTAGTGGCCGCCGGCATCAGCGGGTGGAGGCGTGCCCGGTACGGGCCCACCCGCGAGCGTCTGCTCGAGGTGGTCCTGGTCACCGGTGACGGCAGGAGGGTTCGGGGCGGAGGACGGGTGGTCAAGAACGTGACCGGTTTCGATATTCCCCGGCTGGTGACCGGCTCTTTCGGTTCGCTCGGGGTCATCGTCCAGGTCTGCCTCAAGCTGTGGCCGTTGCCTTCCGCCCGGGGGACCGTCACGGTGGCCGACGGCGACGGAGCACTGGCCGCCGCATACCGCCCGCAGGCCGTGGTCGAGTGCGACGGATCCACCCGGGTCTTCCTGGGCGGCACGCCGGAGGAGGTCGAGGGTCAGGCGGCGGCGATCGGCAGCCCGGCGGCCGAGGGATGGGACTGGCCGGGAGACCTCGACGGCGAAGTCCGCTGGTCGCTGCGGGTGCCGCCGTCCGAGCTGCGTACCGCGATCAACGACGTGCGGGCCGACTACGCATATCAGGCAGCCCTGGGAGTCGGAGAACTGGTCATCGGCGGACCCGACGGCGAGGTCGGCCCGCTGCGCAAGTGGGCCGAGTCGCACGGGGGCGCGCTGGTACTCGTCGCCGGCCCTCCCGAGCTCTACGCCCGGATCGACCCGTGGGGTACGCCTCCGGCCTCCCTGTCGCTGCAGAAACGAATCGTGCAACGGTTCGATCCGGTCCGGATCCTCAACCCCGGCCGCCTCCCGGGAGGTATCTGA
- a CDS encoding (Fe-S)-binding protein, giving the protein MGWATADAPTRSELAACIQCGLCLPTCPTFRLTGMESASPRGRLLMMSAVAEGHAEVNDVFDDLMGFCLQCRACEVVCPSLVPFGRAMEGARIEIAAQLASPVRRFRRFITGRWIGTPWFMRVVTRITRLVQRSVPARFLPPQVRTSIGGLRRLPKRPASSIGSSFTPLGPTGGGVAAVLAGCVMDPWFGDVHAATVEVLRRSGYRVVVPDGQTCCGALAAHDGDAQGTRRLAKRNLAAFASADLIVTDAAGCGAHLKEYGNWVGDAGGRLASKVKDVTEVVAAAIADGRLPRLEVPRGKVAMQDPCHLRHAQRIVAEPRAVVAAAGYEPVEIDEAGMCCGAAGIYSVLHPKASRELGRKKADQVRASGSTLVASANPGCEMQLRGHLGGAYRVAHPVELYWEALQAADPTR; this is encoded by the coding sequence ATGGGCTGGGCCACCGCCGACGCCCCGACGAGATCTGAGCTGGCCGCCTGTATCCAGTGCGGGCTCTGTCTCCCGACTTGCCCGACGTTCCGACTGACGGGCATGGAGTCGGCTTCGCCGCGGGGCCGGTTGCTGATGATGAGCGCAGTGGCCGAAGGTCACGCCGAAGTCAACGACGTTTTCGATGATCTGATGGGGTTTTGTCTGCAATGCCGGGCTTGTGAGGTCGTGTGCCCTTCATTGGTTCCGTTCGGACGTGCCATGGAGGGCGCCCGGATCGAGATTGCCGCGCAACTGGCTTCCCCCGTTCGCAGGTTCCGTCGATTCATTACCGGGAGGTGGATAGGGACTCCCTGGTTCATGCGGGTGGTCACCCGGATCACCCGGCTCGTCCAGCGCAGCGTGCCCGCCCGGTTTCTTCCCCCACAGGTTCGAACCTCGATCGGCGGGTTGCGCCGGTTGCCGAAGCGTCCGGCATCCTCCATCGGGTCATCCTTCACCCCGCTCGGACCGACCGGCGGAGGTGTGGCTGCCGTGTTGGCGGGGTGCGTGATGGACCCGTGGTTCGGTGACGTGCACGCGGCCACGGTGGAAGTCCTGCGCAGGTCCGGGTACAGGGTGGTCGTTCCGGACGGCCAAACGTGCTGCGGCGCTCTCGCCGCTCACGACGGCGACGCCCAGGGGACAAGACGTCTGGCAAAGCGGAACCTCGCCGCCTTCGCCTCTGCCGATCTGATCGTGACCGACGCCGCCGGTTGCGGAGCCCATCTCAAGGAGTACGGCAACTGGGTCGGGGATGCGGGAGGAAGGCTCGCTTCGAAGGTCAAGGACGTGACGGAGGTCGTCGCTGCGGCAATCGCCGACGGGCGCCTACCCCGACTGGAGGTGCCCCGGGGAAAGGTGGCGATGCAGGATCCGTGCCACCTGCGACATGCCCAGCGCATCGTTGCCGAGCCGCGGGCGGTGGTTGCAGCAGCCGGATACGAACCCGTGGAAATCGACGAGGCCGGGATGTGCTGTGGAGCCGCCGGGATCTACAGCGTGCTGCATCCGAAGGCCTCGCGGGAACTCGGTCGGAAAAAGGCGGATCAAGTGCGGGCGTCGGGATCCACGCTGGTCGCCTCCGCCAACCCGGGTTGCGAGATGCAACTCCGCGGTCATCTCGGCGGTGCCTACCGCGTTGCACATCCCGTTGAGCTCTACTGGGAAGCGCTGCAAGCCGCCGACCCGACGCGGTAG